A region from the Catellatospora sp. TT07R-123 genome encodes:
- a CDS encoding GNAT family N-acetyltransferase, translating into MEPLLDLDGVRRGMEAADRAVVAVEASGSVVGWGSLRSWTEDDGTRVYLSDGYVAPSDRRQGLGLRLLRESEAVAARLAVSSTGRGPVVLAGNASTVQRDRMALLERSGYRQVFTMVEMEHDGSPVPPRQLPDGVTVRAATVADARLLFALTARVWAGRPFFSLPTEEELRDWLSSSQLALFQVATSDDRVVGFVAASRSPARIEIEDVQVDPDLQRRGLATAMLTRTLSTLTQQGAGPIRLHTEGHDPAGAQSLYERLGFQVVREYHRYRKPLSR; encoded by the coding sequence ATGGAGCCTCTCCTGGATCTGGACGGTGTGCGGCGCGGGATGGAGGCGGCGGACCGGGCAGTCGTCGCGGTCGAGGCGTCCGGTTCGGTCGTCGGGTGGGGTTCGTTGCGGTCCTGGACGGAGGACGACGGAACCCGCGTCTATCTCAGTGACGGCTACGTGGCGCCTTCCGACCGGCGGCAGGGCCTGGGCCTGCGTCTACTGCGCGAGTCCGAGGCCGTCGCGGCTCGACTGGCTGTCAGCAGTACCGGGCGCGGCCCGGTCGTGCTCGCCGGCAACGCGTCGACAGTCCAGCGGGACCGGATGGCGCTGCTGGAGCGCAGCGGGTATCGGCAGGTGTTCACCATGGTCGAGATGGAGCACGACGGGTCACCGGTGCCACCTCGGCAGCTGCCTGACGGCGTCACCGTCCGAGCCGCCACGGTCGCCGACGCCCGCCTGCTGTTCGCCCTCACTGCCCGGGTGTGGGCTGGGCGGCCGTTCTTCTCGCTGCCGACCGAGGAGGAGCTGCGCGACTGGCTCAGCAGCTCGCAGCTCGCCCTGTTCCAGGTAGCGACCAGCGACGACCGCGTGGTGGGGTTCGTCGCCGCGAGCCGCTCACCAGCCCGCATCGAGATCGAGGACGTTCAGGTCGATCCGGACCTCCAGCGCCGTGGCCTGGCGACCGCGATGCTCACCCGGACGCTCAGCACGCTGACCCAGCAGGGCGCCGGGCCGATCCGGCTGCACACCGAGGGCCACGATCCGGCCGGAGCGCAGTCGCTGTACGAACGGCTGGGCTTCCAGGTGGTCCGTGAGTACCACCGCTATCGCAAGCCACTCAGCCGCTGA
- a CDS encoding phosphotransferase family protein: MDWSTRFARLGHPRAELIGRGMEGAVYALGGGLVGKVWFQRKPDELAPLRAFCTHLSGQDLSFRTPEILDVHETAGHAVTVERELGGIPLRDALRSGQVTPEQAKRCMLAILAELRATTAGAACRALTAIDEDIPVWQGHGTWPSALSALLDRRVRRYGDQLAASVDGFDELMKRIRLLLEHLPAVPATVVHGDLVPANVLVTPAGALAAVLDWGFLTTEADPAFDASITAAVFDMYGSQHRAYDEDLLHRLHDQAGYPMTRLLLYRAVYAVLTSNAYDPSGRDGHYAWCVAMLQRRDVVEALSADPA; the protein is encoded by the coding sequence GTGGACTGGTCGACGCGGTTCGCCCGGCTCGGACATCCCAGGGCGGAGCTCATCGGGCGCGGCATGGAGGGCGCGGTGTACGCCCTCGGCGGCGGGCTCGTCGGCAAGGTCTGGTTCCAGCGCAAGCCAGACGAGCTGGCGCCGCTGCGCGCCTTCTGCACCCACCTGAGCGGCCAGGACCTCTCCTTCCGGACCCCCGAGATCCTCGACGTCCACGAGACCGCCGGCCACGCGGTGACGGTCGAGCGGGAGCTGGGCGGCATACCGCTGCGCGACGCCCTGAGGTCCGGGCAGGTGACACCGGAGCAGGCCAAGCGCTGCATGCTCGCCATCCTGGCCGAACTGCGGGCCACCACGGCCGGTGCGGCCTGCCGCGCGCTGACGGCCATCGACGAAGACATCCCGGTATGGCAAGGACACGGCACCTGGCCAAGCGCCCTGTCCGCCCTGCTCGACCGCCGCGTACGGCGCTACGGCGACCAGCTCGCCGCCTCCGTCGACGGCTTCGACGAGCTGATGAAACGGATCAGACTGCTGCTGGAGCACCTGCCCGCCGTCCCCGCAACGGTCGTGCACGGCGACCTCGTCCCGGCCAACGTCCTGGTGACCCCGGCGGGAGCCCTGGCCGCGGTGCTCGACTGGGGATTCCTCACCACCGAAGCGGACCCAGCCTTCGACGCGAGCATCACCGCCGCCGTCTTCGACATGTACGGCAGCCAGCACCGGGCGTACGACGAAGATCTGCTCCACCGCCTGCACGACCAGGCCGGATATCCGATGACCCGGCTGCTGCTCTACCGCGCGGTCTACGCCGTGCTCACCAGCAACGCCTACGATCCGTCGGGCAGGGACGGCCACTACGCGTGGTGCGTGGCGATGCTCCAGCGCAGGGACGTCGTCGAGGCGCTGTCCGCCGATCCGGCCTAG